TTTGGACCACGAGATCCCAACTCCAGCCTTACGTCTGAGCTTCCACCTGACCTTCAGGAGCTCCCACAGTACCATGCTCAACTGACAACTGCAGCGACACTTGCAGCTGAACGAGTGGACATGAAGCAGTAATCTGACACGAGGAAGAATTAAGTTACCGCAACTGCTTCTTCATATTAAGTTTCAAGAAACAGAGCTTCTAGAAAGGGACCCTTCTCAAGAAATGTCATTTAACTTCCTCTCATCACATTCAGGGCGCACTACACCTTGTTACTGAACCTCAACAGCGGCTAACCACTGGCAGCTCTTTTCTTCTACCCTTCCTTGCACAAGGCTGGCAGTCAGACAGCTGTCCGTTCAGTGAGCCCGAGGCCTTGCACAACCGCATTTGCCCCAAGCATTCAGCGTGCTGATTTTTATTCCAGCAGAGTTTCTGCATGCGAGGCACTGAAAGGCGTACAGAAGAATAGGCAGGACTGTATCGGAGCCCAAACCCAACAGAACTGAACACAATACTCACAGTGCAAACAAAAGTGGGATCCATCATCTCTGCCAAGAGTTGCACAACCACCGGTTCATACTGTTCCACAAACTGAACACACTGTAACAAAACACAGGTTGACAGATTCTCGTGTTAAAGCCTTAGAAGAAGGAAGATAGGGTCTTCAGCAGGCAGGCCTGTACACTACTCCGAACACCCCAATAATACACTCCAAACTGATAAACCAGAGGCTtgagctctgcaggctgaaaaGGACTCAGCATTGCGCTAATCATGCAACTAGATCATTTTTTGTTAGCTCATACCCGCCTGCAGCTGTCTGCAGACAGGTTATGATGAGAAAGGGGTGAAAAGGAAAGGAACCAAGCAGGACAGGCTTTGGGAAAAGAACCGAGCAGGAGGGGCTTTGACTTGCAAAGCTTAGTCTCTAGTCGTGGAGATCAGTGCTGTCTCAAGAGGTAAGCACACTGAACAAGCTGGAGACAAACATCCTGAACAGGATGGCAGCAACGCAGTAATGACTCTTAAGCACTTTTTAGCCCAAGTAGTTACTCTTGACTTCAGACCAGGAGCAGCACGAACGCTTCCCATCGAGAACAGTCAGCCCTCTAGTGGAGAGGCCATCTCCAGAGCACAGAAAGATGTCGACGGTCTCAGCAGAGACTAACGGCACCGATTAATAAGCGAACCACAGCTATTAAACCGCCTCAGAGCAGTTAGCAGGGATAGCCGTTTCACAGGTGCTTTAAGCCTGGATAGTGTATGCCTAGTAAACTTACAAGCAGTTGCCACTTGCTGACATCAGCAACCACCTAATAAGATTTCCAGGTAAGTCTTGATAGCAGTGGTCTAACAGGTGTTGCTTTTCACTGTCTCACCGGAATTATGCCAGCCTACTTCCAATTACTTTGTTAATCCCCTGAACAGGAtcagtgtggaggaaaaaaaccttcagCTGTTCCCACCCACTGTTCTCAGAGGATTTCCAGGCAAACTTTTACGGACTGCAAATTAGTACAACAATCCAGCCAGCCAATTCAGGCCCTCAAAAGTCTGCATCTATTCAAAGGACTGCCAACCCCCACGGATGGGGAGTGCGACAACCTAATCCCCCCTGCATCCCAAACTCCTTTCAGCCTCTAGCAGAGGGAGAGATTCCTTCAACTCTGACCTGCATTACGCTGACTACTCTTATAAAAACCATCATGAGATGCTGCTCGCTAGTTTTTCTGAATACTCTGCAAGATGTCTCGTCCTTCTGTTCACCTTCATCTGCCGTGTTCTGGCTGGAAGGCAGGCTGCCACACAGCAAGGCCTGTGTGGTCATTTGACTGCCTCAGTTCAAGCCCGCTCCCTTCTTTCTTGCTCTACTGCACATGAAAAGCTGCTATGCTTTGGTGCTAACTAGTAAAGGGAAAAACCTAGGAAGGATCAGGTTGCTGGACACAAGCCAGTCCCGGCTGCACCTGTGGACAGTTTGTCTCCAGCCGGAGACCAAGGCAGTTGGCCAAACACAGAGACCTCCATTATGAGTACCTGGACAGTTATAGCAGAAGTAGAGACACTTGAGAGACGCACCTAAAATTAGCATGTAGACAGAATATCAGGTGAAACACTCAGAAAATGAGGTAAGCATAACTGTCACTGTAGGACCTATGCAAACCCAACAAATCAACAAGGATGGTTCCCAACCATTGCTTTTTAGCCTGCCTCCTGCACATGCGCTTTACCTGATCACTGACAGACTCTGGCAGGAAGTGACAGACTTTTTCCAGTAAAGCTTCAATTTCAGCTGTCGTGGCATTCTTCTCTAGTTCTTTGTCTGCATAAGCTACCACCATTTTGCAGATATCACAGAAGCCACCTGCAGGTTTCACtaaaactgagaaggaaaaaaaagccacaagtgTCAGTGCTTAGGTAGTTCCCCCAAATAGAAGAAAGGAGGCAGCATCAGCAAAGTACTAAAGCAGGTGTCCTCAAAAGAGATATAATCATAGGTGAACTAGCCCATTTTGCAACACTACTGACTCCTCATTACCAACCTGGCTGCTGTGGAGGCTTGTTGGCTGCACAGCATTTCAGCATAACACACACAGCTTCAGGATTCGTTGCCTCCAAAAGCATGTCAATCAAAGCCTGGCCGTAGACATCTATGAAGTCCTTACACTGGTCTTTGACACTTGCTGGGAACAGGTAGCAGATCACCTCCATTTCATGTACAATCTCCTCCTGAAGCACAATGAAGGATGTGTGGCAAATAAGGAATAGAAATCTGACTAAATTCATAAGTACATGTTTTCTTACTCCGTCCCATCCAGGATGGAAATCTTACTCTCATGAAAACAGGCAATAAAATTAACTCTCGTTCCCCCTCCAACACAGCCCCATTTTAGCCAAAGCCTAGGAAGAGGTACCATTTCCACCACTTACACACCTCTGTCTTGTTGCTCTCCAAGAGGCCAGTCACTTCTTTCACCATGGTCTCACATATTTCACACAAGGAAAGACTCTTCTCTTGAACTGAGGCTTTCTGAATACACAGAAGAAACATACGAAACAATAAATCAGCACGGACAATTCGTAAAAGATCAGTCCAACAGCATTCATATTCCGGTGCAGCACACTAATTCATTTACCTAGCTGGCCAGTTTGAGCTGAATTCAAAAGGTCATGCAGAACCCAAAACCAACCTCAAAGGTCTTAGTAAAAAGCATTCTGAATCAACAGTCATTTTATATGACTAATTAAGACTACAATCCCCAGGTTGTATAAGGAGGGGAGTTGAATTTAGTAGACACGGAGAAATAAGCAGCCCCACAGTGACTGGAGTCAAGGGAAAtatgaagtgttttttaaaatacactaatGGAAGACGAAACTTCCTAGAATTGAGAGCACCCCCCTTTTTGCAAAAGAAACCTAGAAATTGAGGGACTTGAGGAAAACTGTTTGGAGCCTGTTAATCAGAAGTTAACTGTCCTCAAAAgagattttcctttccaaaaaaccTCAGCCCACGACTCACCCAAAGGCCATGGGAACCTAAGGTGCTTCTCAAACTCGGAGCTTCAGCATTCTGACTCTGATCACTCATCAGAGTGCTGtcccatttttaaaagggatCGAAGCATAACTCCAAATGTAGAGCAAAACTCAAATTCAGCAATTTGCCCTCTAGCATTGGAAGTGTCATTTAGAATGGCTGCTAGACTCTACTGCTGGAACAAGAGTTCCCATTTCAATCCTGAAGTATTACCTTATCGCTTTGGCTTAGCCTAGGCTCTGCTATTCTAACAAATCAGCCAGCTCTCCTACTTCACAGATCAGCATTAGAAACAAGAGGAGGCCAGGAATTTATATGCAGGGAGACTTGGATTATTCTACACAGAAAAGCTCGTATTTTTCTGTTTCACCTAGTTCAATACgctaaagcaaaaagaaaggcaaagctgTCAAGTACAAAAAGTCCATCCTACCTCCACAGTTTCCATTTTCACTTCATGAACCACTTGAGCTGGCACCAGAGTCTGAAGGGGAACCAATTTCACGGAAGGACAGAACCCAACCATGGCACAAATGTCCTTTGGTTGCTGGAAAGAGATGtataagcaatttttaaaattctagaaGACGCTGCCCCTTCTATGGAGCCTGTGAGCAGGCACAGAGAATAAAGTTTTAAAAGGCTCCAACACAATTAGAAGTTTTATGACTACTTCTACTTCAAGTATTGCCAAAGCATTTGATATGGTTATAGGCAGAACAACTACGAGATGAAATTTAGCAATtcctttaaaagaggaaaaggttAGGCCACATCCATTTAAAAACCCCATTTACCATGAGCTAATACACTATGCAAGTCCTTCAAAGGAGTTGACTTAAGAACTACCAACACCAAAACAGGCCACCACCATCACATTAGACCTGCACCCGTGAAGCTGCTCCCCTGAAAGCTTTAAGTAATCACAGAAGAAGGTCATTATCCTGACTTCAGAGTTCAcccaaaagctgaaagaaatgccTAGAAGAAAGGACTCCTTTTCTCATCCACAAACTACCTTCTTTAAAGCAGCCAGTAACATcacattttgcaaacagaaacagATTCCCGCATTACTGAACACAGCCTATAAGAAACAAAAGGTAACCACGTTAAAAACTAAGCCTAACCCTTTTTACAAATATGTGCAGTAACTGCATTTCAAGTGTTCTTTTCAGGGTAAGAGGGAAAACAGCAAACGGAAACAAAGCCTTTAAAAAGGCTTTCTAAGTCTTTCTTAAAGGTTTTAGAAAAGTACATTactaaatgcaaaaataaacgTCGGACACGAGGCAAACTGCTCTAAGGAGGCCACATTATACCCACACAAAGCGAGAAAGGCTGTACAGATTAATACACAAAAACTTGGAACTTTCCTACCTAAAGTCTATTTAAGctaaaaaaagttacttttggtCCTGTGGGTAATTAGAAGATCATACCCCACCCTGTCACCACGGCATCAAGCTTCTTACAGCAGAGGCTTATGAACAGTTAATACATCATGCCAAAACCTCATGCACAGGCAAAAGCAGTGTCTCAAAGACACAGTGCTGTTTCAGAGTACTCCAGGCAGTACCTTTAAGTCAAGCCCTTTGGTTCATGCATTGTAAGAAGCACTTCCAGATATTAATGTCACAGCAACACCCACATACACACAACATGTTCTCTCACAGAGAGGTGACAGACACAAGGTCTCCCAGGACTTGTTAAATTAAAAGCCCGAATAGCTCTAGGAAGCAGGAGCCTAAAGGCCTCCCGCATCTTCTTTTCAATTCATATACTCCAAACATCTATCCCATTGTCCTAGATTTAAAGGTTAACCAAGAAAAGACCTGGGGACAGCTTCACTCAAGCCCTTTTGAGCCCAGactttaaaccagaagctgacaGGAGCCACTGGCATGCTTTTTCCACATCTATCCTTCTTGTACGAAAGCGAGCATATTTTCTGCTCTGCCGGGCAAAGCATAATCAAGCTGAAATCTTAGTAGCACAAACTGGTATCTGCAGCTGGAACTAGGACTGATCCACTGGAGGAAGTCAATAGTCTTTCGCTGTTTTAATCACATAAATATCCCTTGTATCTGTCAACACTGAGTACAATCACACCATGTACACAGCTAATAGAGCAAGAAGTGAACTACAAGCCCTTTAAGAGCAAGTGAACTACAAGCAGGCTATCACCACAGGCAAGTTGCTCACCTACCTGATCCTTCTGTTGACAGGGGAGattggagacagaggaagaaaggagaaattaaagataacagttaagagaaaaaaaaacgtCAAGCGCTTGGAACTGCATATACTCTTTCCATGAAGATGATGGAATATGACATAGTTCCCACCCCAAAGATCCTTATAGCATTGCTACAGCAACTCACATTTAATTGCACAGTGCTAACCAGCATTATTCACGTGAAGTTATGAAAGCATCCTGGGCAAGACTACTTCCAAAGAGTTTGAACAACACTCAGCCGGATGCAAGGTGTGGTCATATTCCAATTTCAGGTATTAACCACACACTGCATTGCAATGCTTAAAATGAGAAACTAACTGTTGTCGGAACAAAGATTTGCTTCCTCCCCCAAGTGCTTAAGCAGTATGAGCTTCTAAGTAGCTTTTAgcaactggaaacaaaaaaaggccACTGTGTTGCCAAATTCAGGTTCAAGTCAGCCACATACGCTATTCGTAAATTCACCTACAATTTTTTATGTTGTTGTGGCATCTAGGCACTACGGAAAGGcttacccattttttttttttaaaggctttgagATGTCTGGATAAAGAGGTGCTATGGAGGTGGTCAGAGGTAAAATACATTGTATGTTGCTGCAGAAGACCAGAGCTGGAGCAGTACCACTCAGTTTCCATGGCTCCATCAAGAGCCCAGAGAGCAGTCGTCTTGAGATAGCAATTCCAGAAGAAGGACGTTTAGTCTTGCTTCAAATAGACACATTGAACCGATTTTGCAATACTGTGACAAAGACCAACTCTAATATGCTTACACAGTatttggtggggaggggggaagtggtATAAGTACAGGACTGAGATAAAAGAGTATAAACGAACCTATGTAACACATCTTCTGTGTTTCAAAGGATTAGAGTGCCTTTTGCACCGCTGAAGTGGttgtgaaagaaaaggaaagtgctaaagaaagtattttgagaCTGAAGTTACTATCCAATTAAATGCCAAATTCAAAGCGTTAACACCAAGACTTACAGAGCAAGGGCTCTCCCCAGACTTTTACTGCAGTAAATGTTTCCTGTTTCCAAGTAAGTTAGctacacaaagcagaaaaatgaactGAGACCAAATATTATATTCTACTGATCTTACCATGTGCATCATCATTTGGATAGCCAAGTCAGAATATTCAGAGATATAGTTCTTGCACTGCAGGAAGTGGGAAAAGAAAGTCTTGTAAATATGAAATCACTTAAGCTGTAGAGTTAATCTATAATTTTCCAATACACCTCAAGGTATTAATTTACCTGCTCTACTTAATAACTATTCTGTTGTCTTTCAGAGCTTGTCCCAAATGTAAGATGGCATTTCAGGTTACACAATCATCGCACACATAGCTGCTTATCTGATGagtccttttctcttcctctcaggGCAAAAGCACTCCCCCTCATTGATATCACCACATTACCCTGCCAGatcatttttatgaaaaaggcCTCTAAGGGCTAGCAGCAATCCTGAGtctttttcccccaccccagtCCCATACACACCACCCCACCCAACTTTCTTGACCAGAAAGTTTGTGATTTCAGTGTTGTTATTGTTATACCGTGTAACATATCCTACATGTGACACACTCtcctttgttttattaaatagagTTTACATTGAGAGAATTAAGGCACTGAACAAGCTATTTTATGTTTGCATGCAGGAacaagtttttaaacaaaaaagacagCTTACCATATCAGACATTCCAGGTCCCAAACGGTCACACTCCTCCTTGGCATGAGCAACCAAAGACTTTACAAAAGATGAGTTTGTCCTCACAGCTTCCTGAACGTCAGTAACCAGCTGAATGCAATCTTGGCATACGTCCCCACTTCCCTGGACAAAGAGTGAAAGGAAACTTAAGTTGACGTATCTTCACATAACACTTCTTAGAAGCTTTCGTTACTACCaagttttaaaagctattttgaaCTATATACAAACCTTAACATAGAATACTTAAAAGCCTGAGCTAATACGAATAGACAAGCTACTGCTGGTCTGTGCACCAGCCACTAGATGGAGATTAGGTACCTACTTGGCTCTGAAACCCGAGATAACTGTTAAGATACCCAATCTTCAAAATCTCTTGGTTTTGTTACAGACCACAGTGGGAAGGTTTCCAAATCTGGCGTAGATCTTACCTGCTTGTTCTCCACCCACTCGCCTGTTTAACTCCCACATCTAGGCTTGCTATCAAGACTCAGCCTCTACTCACAAGTTCATTGTCTCATCTACTCCCCTTTGTCAACTATTTGTTCTTTTCTGATCCAGTCTGTCACCTCTGGATTCAGAGACGAATGCTTCCCCTGAAGGGCACAGCTAGCAGATTACTCAGAATGTGGGAGAATTCTTCCTTTGAACGCTGGTGCCAAACCTGCTTTCAGAAGAAACTGTTTCCAGTAGGACCTGCTTGACTACTACAGTCCTGGATGGGAACAGCCCAGCACAAGATTTGTCTTTATAGAGTGTGGTTGTTAATCCAAGATTATACATTGGTCGACAGGGGCTGCAGCTATCATCTTACTTAGCTTTAAACCCACAGGTTAAGGAAAAACGTTGTTGTCTGTATGCAGCAAGACAAAAATTCAACAGGAGACAGTCACCCAGGTGAAGTACATCAGCTTAACCTGTGCCCAGTACCACCTTACCAAGAATCACCAATAAGTTCTTACGCAAAGGAGCACTGAAGCTCTGCGGCAAAAAACATGCACTTCTTTTGCATGCTGGAATAGCACTGCGCCCTTACCTTAGACTTCTGCTTGGGTTTGTCCTGAGGGTAAAGGAGAAGAGGCACATTAGCCATGAATGGGGATGCCAGTTCAGAGAAATCCAGCTCTGGTATCTTATTGGACTGGAGTTGTTTCTGAAGTTTCATTGCTGCAAGGTGCTTCTGAAGGGACTGGCACAGTGAGAGGGCACTACACACAACTTCAGGTTTATCCTAGGAAGAGGTAAGATACGTACATAAAGCTCTAGACTGATAGCACTTTTATATGAAGTTCACAGTAGAGAGTCATTCAGCCAAAACATGATAGGAAGGGAAAACGTTTCACAGCAAGGAAGCAGTCTTCAAATTTACACCATTAATTGCAACACCAGTGATCCATACGGGATTGAAGGATCATTCGCACAATCTTACATAGAAGAGAAATTCAGGCATCAACAGGAGCACAACTTTTCATTCCAACAGTTGCAAACTGTTATCTACTTACTAGCTCTTCTTTGATCATATCCATGATAACTGGTAGGTAGGAATCCACAATTTCTTTGCACTCAGAGACCAGGCCTTGGTCAGGAAGAAACTCGCACGTCTTTTCCAAGTAAGAGCGGATCTCATCCTACAAAAGATGAGGCGGGCTATAAACTATCAAAATATGTATCACTCAAATGCTCCTTCCATTCCCAAAATGCACAACACCAAGCCTAAAAAAAGCCCCTTGAACTCAGGTAGGTCCAGGCAGTTGGCAAGCAGAACTAGAACGCGGTTTTACACTACAGGTCTATTTTCCCCAGTCCTAGACCTTCGATGAGACCCTGCCGAAGTGAAAACACGAAATACTGCTTGCAAAGCCTCCTCCACAACAGAGTCTTGCTAGCATAGAACATTTACATTTAAGAAGAGGAAGTGAAATTATGGACTAATGGGACAGTGATTTGTTTATGTAAAGTACTCCCAGgttcacaaaagaaaaagggaagaagcgCCCACAACCAAAATAAAGTCCACTTGGTGTAATCATCCACTTCTGGAGACTGCAGTATCCCACCTTTTAAGATCGATGGCCCACTGGCACAAGAACAATTTTATTAAGCATCTACAGTCAATCAGGGATGTGTTAGAGCATGAGAGGCTCTAGAATTCACTAATCTCTAAACCAGGAGAGGCTGTTTAAAAGCCTTTTCCCGTGTACTCTGGCCCCTTTCAACACCTGCTGCTTAAGTTGGGAAAACATCATGCAGACGACTCTTCCACCCGTTCACCTTGTGATCTTGTTAAGACAATGAAATCAAATAATGCCTTGGGGCAAGAAGGGGAGCTCTGCTTACCTCAGTGCCATTATCCTTCAAAACCTTGCCAGCCACTGTCACAAGTTCCTTACACAAGTCACAGGGGATACTGCTCTGGAGAGAGAAGTAGAGAGGTTTTTTGAGACAGAATTAAGTACCTGCAAATGCAGTGTGCGAGTAACAACGTGAAGAATGAGCATCGCATTTGGAATTGAAGTTAAAGAAGAAATACTGGCTGAAGCTGGGATGGGAAGAGGTGTTTATTAAAGGCTATTGCAAGCATGACCAGCTCCAGTTTCTTCAGTAAATCAACACGGTATGAAGAAGCAAGCATGCTACCACTTGCTCATTTCACCTAGTCCCATCTTCcttgaaatataaaatacattgccCCGAGAAGCCTTCTCCTGAACCTCTTTTACCTTACTCTTCAAAGAGTACACACTTACTAGAAATCTAAGAACTTTTCAGGCAGCTTCACTCATTTTAGTTGTGCTCTGCCATTCTGACATTCCTCCCTTCCCATACTTCTCCACAAACTGAAACACACCTCGGCACAGATATAGCCAAGGTGGACTGAATGCACCGGTAAGTAAAATGCCTTTTTCCCCTAGAAAATTGTGAAACAATACCACAAACTACAGCTGCATCTAGTAAAGCAGCACTCACATTTAGTACAAATGCAACTTGAAAAGCCACAGTAAATTAACATTTGTACCATTATTTACTGTCATGGTTTTCATAATTTAGCATATGCTGCATCTTTTGTGGAACATTAACTTATGAAAAAGACCTAAAGAAGCATACAGCTTTTTTTGTAATAAGCCTATCAACTTGGCATTGCTCAAATTAAGAGTAAGAAAAGGCTCTATGAATTAGGGATCGGTTTAATAAAGAGGAACGAGTCTGAAATCCACTAACTCCATTCCACACATTGCTCGGTGATTGTGCAACAGGTCACAGGAGAAGTCAGCAGACAAGTTGTGCAAGGCAGAGAAGTGGGAAGCAACCTTTATCTAGCACCCGAATTAAGGCACTATGTAGCACTTAACTCCGAGAGACTTGAAAAATCTTCATCAGCATATGGAAACCAGCTACCTCAACCACAGGTGGGAAGAAGTCTCGGTAGTTGATACTTACTACAGTAGGCTTGTTCCAGACATTCTGCtggcagtgtttcaccactccgCACTGCGCTGCTGTCCGAACATTCTGACACCATACCTCTGGACCCTTCACGCACTCCTTCTGCCACGAAACAGGGCTTGCCacagctgccaaaaaaagaaTCGTTCTTTCACAGTTGCACACTTGAATGATTTCCACTCCAAATCAAGCAGGTTAATGCTGTATAGTATAACCACAACCTCTCCAGTACGCCACTTAGGTTTACTAATATTTTTAAGCACATTTCAATCCAGCAATTTCTGACCTGAAACATAAGAATGAGTCCCAAATACAGATTACACAGCCAAAGAACTCAGAAAAACCGTAACAGTTGAAATTCCCTACTGAAGTGCTGGAGTCTCAGCACCTCAACAGTCCATTCCCTCATCAtccactttttgtttttaaaaaaaaccaaaacacaaaaaaaccaaaaccccacttTGCTTAGCACACAAGAACTGACTTGAAACAGAAAAACTGCTCATTGCAGAAATCTACACTTCAGACAGCTGATTCCCGAAGCTACAATGCCCCTGTTCTCCTGTCCTTGCAGTCACTTCAACTCTGAACCAGCAGTCACATCTAGCTTGTAATTGTTGTCTGCATTCCTTCTCCCAGGTGAACCACCCTTTTCTCATACAGCAACTGAGAGAGCTAGGAAACTAATTGGATTAGAAGCCACAACAAGGCACACATTACACGGATAACCTAAGTGCCAGGTGCAGACACTGATCATAAAGAGAAAGTTTCAAGAAagtcaaagcaaaagaaggacGGAAAACGATGCGAGACATGTTCTATCATACATTTTTTAAACCCATTAAATCTATTTAGATTTTGTTTCCTCTTGGTCAGGTTCTTCAACTGTGTACAGAAAAATTTgtgggggtgaaaaaaaaaagtgcaagtctCTGTCTGGACATTACCTCCCACCCCACATGGAATTGCCTTGCAACCTATAAAGTTTTGAAGTAAAATACAGAATACCATTTCTGGACAGTCTTcctaaagaaatgtaaaagatCTGCATTATTAGTAAGTACTAGGACAAGTTAATCAACTGCACCTTTCGGCTGA
Above is a genomic segment from Calonectris borealis chromosome 7, bCalBor7.hap1.2, whole genome shotgun sequence containing:
- the LOC142084078 gene encoding prosaposin, producing the protein MAPQFLCLLGLLAAAVASPVSWQKECVKGPEVWCQNVRTAAQCGVVKHCQQNVWNKPTVSSIPCDLCKELVTVAGKVLKDNGTEDEIRSYLEKTCEFLPDQGLVSECKEIVDSYLPVIMDMIKEELDKPEVVCSALSLCQSLQKHLAAMKLQKQLQSNKIPELDFSELASPFMANVPLLLYPQDKPKQKSKGSGDVCQDCIQLVTDVQEAVRTNSSFVKSLVAHAKEECDRLGPGMSDMCKNYISEYSDLAIQMMMHMQPKDICAMVGFCPSVKLVPLQTLVPAQVVHEVKMETVEKASVQEKSLSLCEICETMVKEVTGLLESNKTEEEIVHEMEVICYLFPASVKDQCKDFIDVYGQALIDMLLEATNPEAVCVMLKCCAANKPPQQPVLVKPAGGFCDICKMVVAYADKELEKNATTAEIEALLEKVCHFLPESVSDQCVQFVEQYEPVVVQLLAEMMDPTFVCTKLGVCGSAKQPLLGDDACVWGPGYWCKNMETAAQCNAVDHCKRHVWN